A genomic stretch from Anaerococcus mediterraneensis includes:
- a CDS encoding DUF4177 domain-containing protein yields the protein MFTYEFVEVTPKGGLKSGRTDSFQECKEIIIQKAKEGWELVQIVPVMNEKSGVSFLVNYTIVFKVNK from the coding sequence GTGTTTACTTACGAGTTTGTTGAAGTCACCCCAAAGGGTGGACTAAAATCAGGAAGGACTGACTCCTTTCAAGAGTGCAAGGAGATAATAATACAAAAGGCAAAAGAAGGCTGGGAATTGGTACAAATAGTACCAGTTATGAACGAAAAATCCGGAGTATCTTTCTTAGTAAACTATACAATTGTTTTTAAGGTAAATAAGTAA
- a CDS encoding ABC-2 transporter permease: protein MNIKKQIKLDMISIKPYLTIKNFAIMAFIPLFYMYIMDSPVITLSMAMVFGIIFSSYPFLLGENAGIDGIYRICGISSKELVIARYIMAYIIFIFVSIFGIIYYLLIALIKDYPIGLDIFEMIGINFVFFTLMICFQYPIYFKYGYTKARAFGFLPILIIGILGMVGGYFIKDFTLIINFLEENEMMIIIGLFILFAIFLTISITLSIKFYKKRDF from the coding sequence ATGAATATTAAAAAACAAATTAAACTGGATATGATTTCGATAAAACCTTATTTAACCATCAAAAATTTTGCCATAATGGCTTTCATTCCACTTTTTTATATGTATATTATGGACAGTCCTGTAATTACTCTTTCTATGGCCATGGTATTTGGGATAATTTTTTCATCATATCCATTTTTGCTTGGTGAAAATGCTGGTATAGACGGGATTTATAGGATATGTGGGATTAGTAGCAAAGAGTTAGTTATCGCAAGATATATAATGGCTTATATTATTTTTATATTTGTAAGTATATTTGGAATCATCTACTATTTATTGATAGCCTTAATTAAAGATTATCCAATTGGATTGGATATATTTGAGATGATTGGAATAAACTTTGTATTTTTCACCTTGATGATCTGTTTCCAATATCCGATTTATTTTAAATACGGCTATACTAAGGCAAGGGCCTTTGGATTTTTACCAATACTAATTATAGGAATATTAGGAATGGTTGGAGGTTATTTTATAAAAGATTTTACTTTAATCATTAATTTCCTAGAAGAAAATGAAATGATGATTATTATTGGACTTTTTATTTTATTTGCCATTTTTCTTACAATTTCAATCACACTTTCTATCAAATTTTACAAAAAAAGAGATTTTTAG
- a CDS encoding 1-phosphofructokinase family hexose kinase: MIYTVTLNPSIDLYIELDKLKLEENNEIKTERSLPGGKAINVSRILSQLRIPTTATGFIGGYQGMFIDNWLKNEDILTDFVHMKKSNRVNLKIFEDKKETLINFQGPTVLTDEVEELVYNLSRVREGDTIIFGGSVPPMEHGEDADIYDRMVEIAKANGANFIADVPSKYLLNMVKRGPLLVKPNGEDIEEIFGVKIENKMDYIPYGKKLIEMGAKYVIISYGSEGSMFFTREGVYSANPIKDDKEIINTVACRDAMIAGFLGTIVRDSDPIESYMVAVAAAGATARVLDLPTRDEIFDILPLVDIDVIE; the protein is encoded by the coding sequence ATGATTTATACAGTAACCCTTAACCCATCCATAGACTTGTATATAGAATTAGACAAGCTAAAGCTGGAAGAAAACAATGAAATAAAAACAGAAAGATCCCTACCAGGCGGCAAGGCAATAAATGTCTCCAGAATCCTATCCCAACTTAGGATACCAACCACAGCAACAGGTTTTATTGGCGGCTACCAAGGAATGTTTATAGACAACTGGCTAAAAAATGAAGATATACTAACAGATTTTGTCCATATGAAAAAATCAAACAGGGTCAACCTAAAAATTTTTGAAGACAAAAAAGAAACCCTCATAAACTTCCAAGGACCAACAGTGCTTACAGATGAAGTCGAAGAGCTAGTCTACAACCTATCTAGGGTTAGGGAAGGCGATACAATAATCTTTGGTGGATCAGTTCCTCCAATGGAGCATGGCGAGGATGCAGACATCTACGACAGGATGGTAGAAATTGCCAAGGCAAACGGGGCTAACTTTATAGCAGATGTCCCAAGCAAATACCTACTAAATATGGTCAAAAGAGGTCCTCTTCTAGTAAAACCAAACGGCGAAGACATAGAAGAAATATTTGGCGTAAAAATAGAAAACAAAATGGACTATATACCTTATGGCAAAAAGCTTATAGAAATGGGAGCCAAATACGTCATAATCTCCTACGGATCAGAAGGATCTATGTTTTTTACCCGTGAAGGAGTCTACTCAGCAAACCCAATCAAAGATGACAAAGAAATTATAAATACAGTAGCCTGCAGAGATGCCATGATAGCTGGTTTTTTGGGAACCATAGTCAGAGATAGCGATCCAATAGAATCCTACATGGTAGCAGTGGCCGCAGCAGGTGCCACAGCCAGGGTATTAGACCTACCAACAAGGGATGAAATCTTTGATATCCTACCTTTAGTAGATATTGATGTTATAGAATAA
- a CDS encoding ABC-2 transporter permease, with translation MDIRKQIKLDIISMKTYYTLKNLSLLLGVVLFYSFSRNTPTVMLSMTLTFAVMFSSNPFLLGENSGIDALYKIFSIDSKKVVIGRYILAGLIFIVASLLGFSIYAIVSLIKNVPIGLDMLMFIGINFALFAIVISFEYPIYFKSGYTKAKNFWFLPIFIIAVIWMALGYFIKDFGPILNFVLENQRMIIIVLCILVVLFLIISITLSIIFYKKRDF, from the coding sequence ATGGATATTAGAAAACAAATTAAACTAGATATAATTTCAATGAAAACCTATTATACTTTGAAAAATTTAAGCCTATTATTAGGTGTAGTTCTTTTTTATTCCTTTAGTAGGAATACTCCTACAGTAATGTTATCAATGACATTGACTTTTGCTGTAATGTTTTCATCTAATCCATTTTTGTTAGGGGAAAATTCTGGCATTGATGCCTTATATAAAATCTTTTCTATTGATAGCAAAAAAGTAGTTATAGGTAGGTATATATTAGCTGGACTGATTTTTATAGTGGCAAGTCTACTTGGATTTTCAATCTATGCTATAGTTTCACTAATAAAAAATGTGCCAATAGGCCTTGATATGCTGATGTTTATTGGTATTAACTTTGCTTTATTTGCGATAGTTATTTCATTTGAATATCCGATATATTTTAAATCCGGCTATACTAAGGCAAAGAATTTTTGGTTTTTACCGATATTTATAATTGCTGTAATTTGGATGGCTCTAGGATATTTTATAAAAGATTTTGGCCCAATACTTAACTTTGTATTAGAAAATCAAAGGATGATCATAATTGTACTTTGTATCCTAGTTGTCCTTTTTCTTATAATTTCAATCACACTTTCTATCATATTTTATAAAAAAAGAGATTTTTAA
- a CDS encoding peptidylprolyl isomerase, whose translation MTNPIVTFEMENGDIFKVELYPEKAENTVRNFISLVNDGFYDGLIFHRVIKNFMIQGGDPEGTGMGGPGYAIAGEFSQNGYKNDLKHERGVISMARSMMPNSAGSQFFIMHKDSPHLDGSYAGFGRVIEGMDVVDKIATTKTDFSDKPKEEQKMKKVTVDTFGIDYGQVEKM comes from the coding sequence ATGACAAATCCAATAGTAACATTTGAAATGGAAAATGGTGATATATTTAAGGTAGAGCTATACCCAGAAAAGGCAGAAAATACTGTAAGAAATTTTATTTCTTTGGTAAATGATGGTTTTTATGATGGGCTTATTTTCCACAGGGTTATAAAAAACTTTATGATCCAAGGTGGGGACCCAGAGGGTACAGGTATGGGTGGTCCTGGCTATGCTATAGCTGGAGAATTTAGCCAGAATGGCTACAAAAATGACCTAAAACACGAAAGAGGAGTCATTTCTATGGCTAGGTCAATGATGCCAAACTCTGCTGGCAGCCAATTTTTCATCATGCACAAAGACAGCCCACACCTAGATGGATCCTATGCCGGCTTTGGTAGGGTTATAGAAGGCATGGATGTAGTAGATAAGATTGCTACAACAAAAACTGACTTTTCTGATAAACCAAAAGAAGAACAAAAAATGAAAAAAGTCACAGTAGATACCTTTGGTATAGACTATGGTCAAGTAGAAAAAATGTAG
- the murF gene encoding UDP-N-acetylmuramoyl-tripeptide--D-alanyl-D-alanine ligase: MIRRSLAQIAQMVGGEISDPKYNDLEIIGVSTDSRTISDGNLYIPLLGEVFDGRIFIKECENKGASAFLVDYDYKINKDVTIPYVRVKDTKKALQDLAAAYRNQLDIKIIAITGSNGKTTTKDLLATILAEKYKTQKTMGNLNNEIGVPKTILSLDEDTDIGVIELGTDNFGDISLTSKIVKPELAIITNIGDSHLHNLKSKEGILRAKLEILEGMDDDGIFIYNIDDETMRENIPNTQIKQKVLSFGRDDKADFKINFLDSPAAKLRFSNKDNTYEIPLIGRHNIYNAAAVVMIAEIYGIDKESIDRGFLKVKSSQNRTDLVELDGFDILDDSYKSNPQSLLAGLETTYMLQGYNRKIICLGDMLELGENEEDLHYQVGEKINSKKIDFCLFFGPLSKKMYEASREHFPCDRSFYFDQKDHMIEKLKSLITRSSLVFVKGSHGMHMEEVIEAIRSFNI; the protein is encoded by the coding sequence ATGATTAGACGAAGCTTGGCGCAAATTGCCCAGATGGTGGGTGGAGAAATCTCAGACCCTAAATATAATGACCTAGAAATCATCGGTGTTTCTACTGACTCTAGGACTATAAGTGATGGCAATCTATATATCCCACTACTTGGTGAAGTTTTTGATGGTAGGATTTTTATCAAAGAATGTGAGAATAAAGGAGCAAGCGCATTTCTCGTTGACTATGATTACAAAATAAATAAGGATGTGACTATTCCCTATGTCAGAGTCAAGGATACAAAAAAAGCCCTTCAAGACTTGGCAGCAGCCTACAGAAACCAACTAGATATAAAAATAATTGCTATAACTGGTTCTAATGGCAAGACTACTACAAAGGACCTCCTTGCAACCATACTTGCAGAAAAATACAAGACCCAAAAAACAATGGGCAACCTAAACAACGAAATAGGGGTCCCAAAAACTATCCTTTCCCTAGATGAGGATACAGATATAGGAGTTATAGAACTTGGTACTGATAATTTTGGAGATATATCCCTCACATCTAAGATAGTAAAACCAGAGCTTGCTATAATTACAAATATAGGAGATAGCCATCTTCACAACCTAAAATCAAAAGAAGGCATACTAAGGGCAAAACTTGAGATCCTAGAAGGTATGGATGATGATGGAATATTTATCTACAATATAGATGATGAGACCATGAGAGAAAATATCCCAAATACTCAAATAAAGCAAAAAGTCCTATCCTTTGGTAGGGACGACAAGGCAGATTTCAAAATCAATTTTCTAGACTCACCAGCAGCAAAACTCAGGTTCTCAAACAAAGACAATACTTATGAGATACCTCTTATAGGCAGGCACAATATTTACAATGCAGCAGCTGTTGTAATGATAGCAGAAATCTACGGCATAGATAAAGAAAGCATTGACAGAGGATTTTTGAAGGTAAAATCAAGCCAAAATAGGACTGACCTAGTAGAACTAGATGGTTTTGACATCTTGGATGACTCCTACAAATCAAATCCTCAGTCCCTACTGGCAGGTCTTGAAACAACCTATATGCTCCAAGGCTACAACAGAAAAATAATCTGCCTAGGCGATATGCTAGAGCTAGGAGAAAATGAAGAAGACCTCCACTACCAAGTAGGAGAAAAAATCAACAGCAAAAAAATAGACTTTTGCTTATTTTTTGGTCCCCTATCCAAAAAAATGTATGAGGCAAGCAGGGAGCATTTCCCTTGTGACAGGAGCTTTTACTTTGACCAAAAAGACCATATGATAGAAAAACTAAAATCCCTTATAACTAGGTCTTCCCTAGTTTTTGTAAAAGGCAGCCACGGCATGCATATGGAAGAAGTTATAGAAGCTATAAGAAGTTTTAATATATAA
- a CDS encoding transposase, with protein MAKYSTEFKMKVIKEYLESSISYKSLSDKCGIPSECVIKR; from the coding sequence ATGGCAAAATATAGTACAGAATTCAAAATGAAAGTAATAAAAGAATATTTAGAATCAAGCATCTCATATAAATCTTTATCAGATAAGTGCGGTATACCAAGTGAATGCGTGATTAAAAGATAG
- a CDS encoding SH3 domain-containing protein encodes MKIFTKYALAAALIIPSIFTFTAKNAEAASAVKNSDAAAGVNVRSEAKLGDNIIGLIDDDSQYEIIEQKDGWFKIDFEGKEAYVSSDLFHLLEESEVVSATNFRKEDNISSEVIKVLEKGTKLETIDIAENGFVKVKVDGKIGYVYHNLIKTFRDRADVYEKAQPANKQVAKQNTQQVANNQAASQQAPAQEYQASTNWAKEWIAQRESGGSYTAYNPRGGYYGRYQLNPSLVPYGASPAQQEAAADNYVAQRYGSWENAQAFWQRNGWY; translated from the coding sequence ATGAAAATTTTTACTAAGTACGCTCTAGCAGCAGCACTTATAATCCCATCGATATTTACTTTTACAGCAAAGAATGCTGAGGCAGCAAGCGCTGTAAAAAACTCTGATGCAGCAGCAGGAGTAAATGTAAGAAGCGAAGCAAAACTTGGCGATAATATCATAGGCCTAATAGATGATGATAGCCAATATGAGATTATCGAACAAAAAGATGGTTGGTTCAAGATAGATTTTGAAGGCAAGGAAGCCTATGTATCAAGTGATCTTTTCCACCTACTAGAAGAAAGCGAAGTTGTATCTGCGACAAACTTTAGAAAAGAAGATAATATCAGCTCAGAAGTTATAAAGGTTCTAGAAAAAGGAACTAAACTTGAAACTATTGATATTGCTGAAAATGGTTTTGTAAAGGTCAAAGTTGATGGAAAGATTGGCTATGTTTACCACAACCTTATAAAAACTTTTAGGGACAGAGCAGATGTTTATGAGAAAGCTCAGCCAGCTAATAAACAAGTAGCAAAACAAAACACTCAGCAAGTAGCAAACAATCAAGCAGCAAGCCAACAAGCACCAGCACAAGAATACCAAGCAAGCACAAATTGGGCCAAAGAATGGATAGCTCAAAGAGAATCAGGCGGTTCATACACAGCTTACAATCCAAGAGGTGGCTACTATGGTAGATACCAACTTAACCCATCACTTGTACCATATGGCGCAAGTCCAGCTCAACAAGAAGCTGCAGCAGATAACTATGTAGCACAAAGATACGGTTCTTGGGAAAATGCTCAAGCATTTTGGCAAAGAAACGGTTGGTACTAA
- a CDS encoding D-alanine--D-alanine ligase family protein → MKTVYILCGGPSSEHDIALRSALNIIKNLNKEKYDTKIVYIDKDGKFSDSFTDYNNNDEFSLVKNIEKNKQESISDFLKEVSIIDRSDLIILPVIHGTYGEDGTIQGFLDTVGLAYIGNGLLSSSICMDKVTSNDIFEKSKLRQAKYTYTYKDGFDDDFIEDTIEKIGLPLIVKPSANGSSVGVSKVTSKEEFRDACLEALKYDKKVLIEELIEGQEIEFSVVGDGDYIDVSKPAAYITDHSFLDYDAKYFSPTTREQIPYVMDEADLIEGQNFAKACYKAVGCEGFARVDIFYGKDKKFYINEINTFPGFTPSSFFARMCMNMYDVDFSEVLDILIEDGFRRHTND, encoded by the coding sequence ATGAAGACTGTCTACATTTTATGTGGTGGACCTTCTAGTGAGCATGATATAGCTTTGAGAAGTGCCCTTAATATAATTAAAAATTTAAATAAAGAAAAATATGATACAAAAATTGTTTATATAGATAAGGATGGAAAATTTTCTGATAGTTTTACAGACTACAATAACAATGATGAATTTTCTTTGGTCAAAAATATTGAAAAAAACAAGCAAGAGTCTATTTCAGATTTTCTAAAAGAAGTTTCTATAATAGATAGGTCTGATCTGATCATCCTACCTGTCATCCACGGAACCTACGGAGAAGACGGCACAATCCAAGGATTTTTGGATACTGTAGGACTTGCCTATATAGGCAATGGACTTTTGTCATCATCAATTTGTATGGACAAGGTCACATCAAATGATATTTTTGAAAAATCCAAACTTCGTCAAGCCAAATATACTTATACATATAAGGATGGCTTTGACGATGACTTTATAGAAGATACTATAGAAAAAATCGGACTTCCTCTGATAGTCAAACCATCTGCCAACGGATCATCAGTTGGAGTATCCAAGGTTACAAGCAAGGAAGAATTCAGAGATGCTTGCCTAGAGGCCCTAAAATATGACAAAAAAGTTTTGATAGAAGAGCTTATTGAAGGCCAAGAAATTGAGTTTTCTGTTGTTGGAGATGGAGACTATATAGATGTAAGCAAGCCTGCTGCCTATATTACAGACCACAGCTTCCTAGACTATGATGCCAAATATTTTTCTCCAACTACTAGGGAGCAAATCCCTTATGTAATGGATGAAGCCGACCTCATAGAAGGACAAAATTTCGCCAAGGCCTGCTATAAGGCAGTTGGTTGTGAGGGTTTTGCTAGGGTAGATATTTTTTATGGCAAGGACAAAAAGTTTTATATAAATGAGATAAATACCTTCCCTGGTTTTACACCTTCATCATTTTTTGCTAGGATGTGTATGAATATGTATGATGTAGACTTTTCTGAGGTCTTGGACATACTTATAGAAGACGGTTTTAGGAGACATACAAATGATTAG
- a CDS encoding ACT domain-containing protein — MKAILTIIGIDRPGIIYSVTKILYEHKVNILDMSQTIMEDKFVAMLNIDMSQAEADFDEISKNFDSLSKETNLEIRLQNEKVFDIMHRI; from the coding sequence ATGAAAGCAATACTTACAATTATAGGCATAGATAGGCCTGGAATAATTTATTCGGTGACTAAGATTTTATATGAACACAAGGTAAATATTTTGGATATGAGCCAAACTATCATGGAAGATAAATTTGTGGCTATGCTAAATATAGATATGTCACAAGCAGAAGCAGATTTTGATGAGATTAGTAAAAACTTTGATTCTCTTTCAAAAGAGACTAATTTAGAGATCAGACTTCAAAATGAAAAAGTCTTTGATATAATGCATAGGATTTAA
- a CDS encoding fructose-bisphosphatase class III, which translates to MDKTYHDLIKTIYPDTNSIKDELILLNSEQYLPKGTEYFFSDIHGESDAFLHLLRSASGNIRDKIKKLFGDTLEQKDQDGLAQLIYDPDLVINKLRKEEKINADYLTITIHRLINLLKFVSTKYPKDDVRSKFPQKYSLIIDELLYTNDAEYDKRTYYESLVKNIVHYNAAYDFIKVLCTLIQRISVDKLHIVGDIYDRGPSPHIIMDELLTFPNVDFQWGNHDVAWMGACAGNDALIAACLANAIHYNNFDMLEDGYGINLRLLYEFAIKTYRDDPCQLFMPRIYDDNVYDKVGKEAAAKMFKAISIIRYKLDYALIERNKEFGVDHRNVLKFIDFDKGTYKGVKLKDTNFPTIDKNDPSKLTREEENLIKVLRKDFIKNDKLNNHIRFLYKNGSMYKVENGSLLFHGCLPLTENGDFQEVEIRGKTYKGKALMDKFDRIARDAYFRNDLFAKDLMWYLVCGRYSPIFGKSQYSYFENIFVDDKKLKEEKFNPYFELCNDEKIVDKILDEFKVKGTRRRIINGHVPVISEKGHAPIKAGGKLYVIDGGISKPYQAKTGIAGYTLMFNSHHVALAEHKSYESITDRVSSYTPNILEVEIMNPRMLRKDTDQGIKTREKIKILEELLALYEENKY; encoded by the coding sequence ATGGATAAAACCTACCACGACCTGATAAAAACTATCTACCCCGATACAAATTCTATAAAAGATGAGCTTATTTTATTAAACTCTGAGCAGTACCTACCAAAGGGGACCGAATATTTTTTCTCAGATATACACGGAGAAAGCGACGCCTTCCTGCATTTGCTGAGGTCTGCTTCGGGCAATATCAGGGATAAGATCAAAAAACTTTTTGGAGACACGCTTGAGCAAAAAGACCAAGACGGACTAGCCCAGCTAATCTACGATCCTGACCTGGTCATAAACAAACTTAGGAAAGAAGAAAAAATAAATGCCGACTATCTGACTATAACTATCCACAGGCTTATAAATTTGCTCAAATTCGTTTCTACAAAATACCCAAAAGATGATGTCAGAAGCAAATTTCCTCAAAAGTATAGCCTAATAATAGATGAGCTTTTATACACCAATGATGCAGAATACGATAAAAGGACTTATTATGAGTCTTTGGTAAAAAACATCGTCCATTATAATGCTGCCTATGATTTTATAAAAGTCCTTTGCACTTTGATCCAAAGGATATCTGTAGATAAACTCCACATCGTAGGCGATATTTATGATCGAGGCCCATCACCTCATATTATTATGGATGAGTTGCTCACCTTCCCAAACGTAGATTTTCAATGGGGTAACCATGATGTTGCTTGGATGGGAGCTTGTGCTGGCAATGATGCCCTCATTGCAGCTTGCCTAGCCAATGCTATCCACTACAACAATTTTGATATGCTCGAAGATGGCTATGGGATAAATTTACGCCTCCTCTATGAATTTGCCATTAAAACCTACAGAGATGACCCATGCCAGCTTTTTATGCCTAGGATTTATGACGACAATGTTTATGATAAGGTAGGCAAAGAGGCTGCAGCCAAAATGTTTAAGGCTATTTCTATAATAAGATATAAACTTGATTATGCCCTCATAGAAAGAAACAAAGAATTTGGAGTAGACCACAGAAATGTCCTAAAATTTATCGATTTTGATAAGGGGACCTACAAGGGTGTCAAACTGAAGGATACAAACTTCCCAACTATAGATAAAAATGACCCATCAAAACTTACAAGAGAGGAAGAAAACCTCATAAAAGTTCTTAGAAAAGATTTTATAAAGAATGATAAATTAAATAATCATATCAGATTTTTATATAAAAATGGTTCTATGTACAAGGTAGAAAATGGATCTTTGTTATTCCACGGATGTCTGCCATTGACAGAAAATGGAGATTTCCAAGAGGTAGAAATAAGGGGCAAGACCTACAAGGGCAAGGCCCTCATGGATAAGTTTGACAGGATCGCAAGAGATGCATACTTCAGAAATGATCTTTTTGCCAAAGACCTCATGTGGTATTTGGTATGCGGCAGGTATTCACCAATTTTTGGCAAAAGCCAGTATTCATATTTTGAAAATATTTTTGTAGATGATAAAAAGCTCAAAGAAGAGAAATTCAATCCTTATTTCGAATTGTGTAATGATGAAAAAATAGTGGACAAAATCCTAGATGAGTTTAAGGTCAAAGGAACTAGAAGAAGGATAATAAATGGTCATGTCCCAGTCATATCAGAAAAAGGCCATGCCCCTATAAAAGCAGGCGGCAAACTCTATGTTATAGATGGTGGTATATCCAAGCCTTACCAAGCCAAAACTGGCATAGCAGGATACACACTTATGTTTAACTCCCACCATGTGGCCCTAGCTGAACACAAGTCCTACGAATCAATCACCGACAGAGTTTCATCATATACACCAAACATCTTGGAAGTTGAAATCATGAACCCTAGGATGCTCAGAAAAGATACAGACCAGGGAATAAAAACTAGGGAAAAAATTAAAATCCTAGAGGAGCTCTTGGCCCTCTATGAAGAAAATAAATATTAA
- a CDS encoding PFL family protein: MDKNNILDTIKMLDEENLDVRTLTMGISLFDCIDTDYKKACQKIYDKLIRESHGFIEASKEISNLYGVPIINNRIAVTPISLIGAATDLDDYTPFARTLDRAAKDIGVDFVGGFSALVGKGMTKSDEILINSIPKALAETDVVCASINVGSTKAGINMDAVAKCGHIIKDLAKNTKDSFGCAKLVVFANAVDDNPFMAGAFHGVGEADTVISVGVSGPGVVKSAIEDKADLPINEIYEIIKKTAFKITRMGELLCKEVCKKLDKKFGIVDLSLAPTPAIGDSVGRILEEIGIDNVGGHGTTAALAMLNDAVKKGGIMASSRVGGLSGAFIPVSEDEAMIKAVDGGHLSFDRLEAMTCVCSVGLDMIAIPGKTTAETISAIIADEAAIGVINNKTTAVRIIPVEGKDVGDSVEFGGLLGYAPIIDIGESDSSIMVKRGGFIPAPVHSFKN; encoded by the coding sequence ATGGATAAAAATAATATTTTAGATACTATAAAAATGCTTGATGAAGAAAATCTCGATGTCAGAACCCTAACAATGGGTATAAGTCTTTTTGACTGCATAGATACTGATTACAAAAAAGCTTGCCAAAAAATTTATGATAAACTCATAAGGGAGTCACATGGCTTTATAGAGGCATCTAAAGAGATTTCAAACCTATATGGGGTTCCAATCATAAATAACAGGATAGCAGTCACACCTATATCTTTGATAGGAGCAGCAACTGACCTTGATGACTACACTCCTTTTGCAAGGACCCTAGATAGGGCTGCCAAGGATATAGGGGTAGATTTTGTAGGTGGTTTTTCTGCCCTGGTAGGCAAGGGGATGACTAAGTCTGATGAGATTTTGATAAATTCTATTCCAAAAGCCCTGGCGGAAACTGATGTAGTTTGTGCTAGTATAAATGTAGGATCTACAAAGGCTGGTATAAATATGGATGCAGTAGCCAAGTGTGGCCACATAATAAAAGATTTGGCAAAAAATACCAAGGATTCTTTCGGCTGTGCAAAATTAGTTGTATTTGCAAATGCGGTTGATGACAATCCTTTTATGGCAGGAGCCTTTCACGGAGTAGGTGAGGCAGATACTGTCATAAGCGTAGGAGTGTCAGGTCCTGGTGTTGTAAAATCTGCTATAGAGGATAAAGCTGACCTGCCAATAAATGAGATCTATGAGATAATAAAAAAGACAGCTTTCAAGATAACTAGGATGGGTGAGCTACTTTGCAAGGAAGTTTGTAAAAAGCTTGATAAAAAATTTGGGATTGTAGACTTGTCTTTGGCACCAACTCCAGCTATCGGAGATTCCGTTGGTAGGATTTTAGAAGAAATAGGTATAGATAATGTAGGCGGCCACGGTACAACAGCTGCCCTTGCCATGCTAAATGACGCTGTCAAAAAGGGCGGAATCATGGCAAGCTCTAGGGTAGGAGGTCTTTCAGGAGCCTTTATCCCTGTTAGTGAAGATGAGGCTATGATCAAGGCTGTCGATGGAGGTCATCTATCATTTGATAGGCTTGAAGCTATGACTTGTGTTTGCTCGGTTGGTCTTGATATGATAGCCATACCTGGCAAAACCACTGCTGAGACAATTTCTGCTATAATAGCCGATGAGGCGGCAATAGGTGTTATAAACAACAAGACAACAGCTGTTAGGATCATCCCTGTAGAGGGCAAAGATGTTGGAGATAGCGTAGAGTTTGGTGGACTTTTAGGCTATGCACCAATAATTGATATAGGTGAGTCTGATTCTAGTATTATGGTAAAAAGAGGCGGTTTTATACCTGCCCCAGTGCATTCATTTAAAAATTAG